A genomic window from Bdellovibrio sp. SKB1291214 includes:
- a CDS encoding PilZ domain-containing protein, protein MSKIWFILNEGQVTGPFEPDEVESQIASFKEPSIWGRGQGEWETPAKWRAKIKDLPAVAPAGDQSKVWMTRIEGKINKDPLKYSDMIAFLKKMTDLSQVYISSDTGKTWKEVYALQQVVDDLGISRRSHPRVPIVGTLEFEPNETSAPIKCRVISISEGGLGINDAEALQIGQKFFATLTSPNLYQTITTSCEVVYMGNDGYAGLRFVGLPEEFKSSVIEYVRKFATIS, encoded by the coding sequence ATGTCGAAAATTTGGTTTATCTTGAATGAAGGTCAAGTGACAGGTCCATTTGAACCAGACGAAGTGGAATCGCAGATAGCATCTTTCAAAGAGCCTTCTATCTGGGGACGCGGCCAAGGCGAGTGGGAAACACCGGCGAAATGGCGTGCGAAAATCAAGGACCTTCCAGCCGTTGCGCCGGCTGGAGATCAAAGCAAAGTTTGGATGACTCGCATTGAAGGCAAAATCAACAAAGATCCTTTGAAGTATTCAGACATGATCGCTTTCCTAAAAAAAATGACGGATCTTTCACAAGTGTATATCTCTTCAGACACCGGAAAAACTTGGAAGGAAGTTTACGCCCTTCAACAAGTGGTTGACGACTTAGGTATTAGTCGCAGATCTCATCCGCGAGTACCCATCGTGGGAACTTTGGAATTTGAACCGAACGAAACCTCGGCCCCTATAAAATGCCGAGTGATCTCGATCAGTGAGGGTGGCCTGGGAATCAATGATGCCGAAGCTTTGCAAATTGGTCAGAAGTTTTTTGCGACATTAACAAGCCCCAATTTGTATCAAACCATCACCACCTCTTGTGAAGTGGTTTACATGGGAAATGATGGCTATGCCGGACTTCGATTCGTAGGATTACCAGAGGAATTTAAATCTTCAGTGATCGAGTACGTTCGCAAATTTGCGACGATCTCCTAG